The genomic window AAAATATGATGAATTTTTTCATAAGAAATCCATCCTATAGCAGCTGCACCTACAATAATAAATACTAAGAGATCGTTATTCTGATATTCTATTATTACTTTATATAGAACAAGTCCACACTTTAAGATAGATACTATTGCAATAAAAACTATAATAAATTCATTTAATTTTAGCTCTTTCTTTAAAAAGATAAGAGAAACTGGTACGTATAAAAATGCTAATGCAAAACTGATTATTTCAATCATAATAAAACCTTATTAATAATTGAGCAATGCAACAAAATATTATTTTGAATTTTCTATGTATATTTTTATTTATTTTAGATTATTTTGTTTTATTTTAGATTGTTTTGTTTTAGATTATTTTGTTTTATTTTAGATTGTTTTGTTTTAGATTATTTTGTTTTAGATTATTTTGTTTTATTTTAGATTATTTTGTTTATTTTGTTTATTTTGTTTATTTTGTTTATTTTGTTTATTTTGTTTATTTTGTTTATTTTGTTTATTTTGTTTATTTTGTTTATTTTGTTTATTTTGTTTATTTTGTTTATTTTGTTTATTTTGTTTATTTTGCTCTGATTTGAATTATATAGGAAAAAATTATTAATGTCAAGATATATTGTATTGGTCCAATATATATTACACTGAGATTAGTATTAAAAGTTTTTAATTTATCAACTAAGAAGTATTCTTCCTGATTCTAAAGTTGATGTTAATTTAAACTTAAATACTGTAATAATTAAAAAATATAAATCAAATAGATCACAAACTGATATTTAAATATTCAGAATTAAGTTCTGACAGATAAAAGATACAGTTTAGAAATTAAAATCTTAAATTATTAAAATAGAATTAAATTTTAGTTTATTCTTAAATCATAAAATCAATAAATAGTCTATATAAAGCAGCTTAGCAAGCATTTTAAATTTAAATTAATATTCTATAATGTAGAATATGTTTAATATATAATAGAATATAATTTCTATATTATAGAAAATGTATGAAAGGATTTAATAATGTTAGAAGTATTATTTGGTAGTAAAAATGCAGAAAGAGTATTACAATTTTTATTAGCAAGAAATAGTGCTTATGCAAGAGAAATAGCATTATTTTATGATGTAAGTCCTTCTGTAATTAAAAAACAATTAGAGAAATTTGAAACAGGAAGTATTATTGTCGGTAGAGATATTGGAAATATAAGAATTTATGAATTAAATCAAAGAAATCTATTTATTAAAGAACTTACTGCATTACTAATTAAATCTAGATCTACTTATGAGCCAGAAGAAAGAGCCAGATTAGTAAGAAAAGATAGAAGTAGACCTAGAAGTAAAAATAAACCACTTATTCAAAGAAGAGATAATATTCAGGATATACAAAAATGAATATTGAATTATTAAAAGAAGTAAAAACTCCTGAAGAAACTGCATCAATAGTTTACGAAATACTCAAAGCTAAAGGAATAGAGGTTGTATTAACTGGCGGTAGTTGTATGGAAATATATACTCATTCAAATTATTCATCTTATGATTTAGATTTTATTGCTAATCCTTCAATAAAAACAGAACAGGTTAAAAATGCTATGATTGAAGCAGGTTTTGAAAAAACAAAAGATAGATATTTTAAGCACCCTGATAATGATTATTATGTGGAATTCCCGACTGGTCCAGTTAGTTTGGGAAATGAAGAACCCAAAGAACATAGTGAGTTAAAAACTCATGTGGGAACTTTAAAACTTCTTACTCCTACAAATTGTGTTAAAGATAGATTATGTGCTTATCTTTATCATAATGGAGAAGAGTGTTTTTCTCAAGCAATTGCAGTTGCACATAAAAATGAGATAGACAAAGAAAATTTATCAAAATGGGCATTTAAAGAATGTCTAGAAATGCAAGAAACAGTCAATGAATTATTAAGAAATTTAGAATATTTAGATAAAACAGTAACTAATGAACTAATTAAATCTTACTTGAAATCAAAAGAAGAAAAACATAAAGTTGATATTAGTATAGAATCAGATTTTTTATTATTAACAGATGACCTAATTGATGATTATGTAATTCATGAATTATTAGGAGTTGAATTAGGCGAGGATGCTATTTATTATGAAAAAATGGAGCAATTGTATAAAGAAAGATAATTTTTTGTAAATAAAATATATAAGAAAGAATTACTCTATAGAAGTTTATTTTAGTATAATTTAGATTATTTTTTAGAAGGACCTTTGATGGCATTATTTGATATAGAATTAGATTATATTAAAAATTTAGATGAAGTTGGATTACCTGAATTGGTTTATCAAATAATGTTTTATGAAATTTCAAAACTAAATTTATTAAACCAAGGTTTAAGTATCTCTTTGAATACAAAAACTGCAGATGGTGGTTCTGATGGTGAATTTATAAATTTTGATAAGCCAGTTCCTTCTAATCATAATTTTTTATCTACTAAAAGTATTGTTTTTCAGTTTAAAGCAGCAATTGTAGGAGACAAAGCTTGGTTAGAAAAAGAATTATTGAATAAAACTGAATTAAAACCAAAACTTAAAGATTTAATATCAAAAGGATATTCTTATTATTTAATTACGAGTAAAACAGATTTACCTGCAAAAAACATTGAGCAAAAAGAAGATTATTTAAAAGAAATTTTTCAAGAAAAAGGTTATCCAGATGTTGAAGTTAAAATTGTAACTGCAATAAAACTTCGTGAATGGGCAAGTACTATTCCCCAAATTTATTTAAGACTTAATCCTGACACCACCTATTTTGATAGATTTGGAATGTATGAACAAGTAGTTAAACAGCAATCACAAGATATTGAATATGTAAATGATGAAAAAAGAGAAAAAGGTATCCTTGAAATTAGGAAGAAAGTTGAGGAAACTTTACTTCATAATAAATCAAGTTTTATTAGAATAGAAGGCTTCTCAGGTATTGGAAAAACAAGATTTGTATATGAATCTTTAAATGATAATAAATTTAAGGAATTTGTACTTTATGTTAAAAGTTTTAAAGATTCAATTTTAAATGATTTAGTGTCTTTTTGTAAAAAACAGGCACAAAATAGTAACGAATTAGTTGTATTTGTTATAGATGAATGTTCTTATGATGACCATAAGTTAATTTACAAACATTTAAATGAGTATGTAAATTTTGTAATTATTACAATAGATCAAGTATTATCTACACAAGATAAAATATCTTGTCCTGAAGAATTTAGAATTATGTTAGAAGGACTTGAAGAAAAAGAGTGTGTAGCACTTATTCAAAAAGTAAATCCCATATTACCTGAAGATATTGCACGAAAAATAGCATATTTTACTGAAGGTTATCCACGTTTAGCTTATTATATGGCTGAATCTTATGATATAACAAAAGATGATAATAGTTTTAATAGAGGAGATTTATTAGAAAGAATTATAACTAATGTTACATCTGGTAATGTAGAAGAAATAAAGATTTTATGGGCTATTTCTATGTTTAAAATGTTTCCTGATAAAGAAGAGTTTAAAAATGCAAAATTAATTATTTTAGAGCATTTTAATATTGATAAAACCAATGCTTCAATTATTATTAAAAAATTAATTGCAAAAGGAATAGTTCGTGAGGCAGGAAGATTTTTATACATCAGTCCACGACCAATTTCAATGCATTTATTTAATGACTTTTTAGAAAATACCGATTATGATGATATAGATGAACTTTTTATTAAACTTAATATGCAAGGGTTAATGAATAGTTTTTTTGAAAAACTTGGCAGTGTTGTATTCGATTCATCTCAATACAAGGATTTACTTTTTCGAATTTTATCACGACTCACATATGAGCAATTAAATGATGATTTAGGTAGTAGGATTCTTTATACACTTTGTTTGAAAAATAAAGAATATACGATAAAGATTTTAAATAAATTGTTTGAAAACAAATCAAAAGAAGAATTATTAAATTTTAAGAATGGAAGAAGATATTTAGTTTGGACTTTAGACAAATTAGTTTCTTTTAATGAAACATTTAATGATGCTATGAAACTTTTATTTAGATTATCAAGAGCAGAAATTGAAACTTGGGGAAACAATTCTAAAGGTGTGTTTAAAGAAACTTTTCAATGGGTATTAGGTGGAACAGAAATAAATATTGTAAATAGATTAGATTTATTAAAAGAGTTATATTTTGAATATGAGAATGATGAAGATAGATTAATCTTACTTGATTCTTTTAAAAATTCTTATCCTAAAGTTAATTATACGGGATCACATAAAAATCATTCAAATATACCTGAATATATACCAGAACATTATGAACCACGTATTCAAAAAGATATAGATAATTATTTTGAGAAACTGAAAGAGTTAATTATACTTTTTTATGAAAATTCTTCAGAAAATCTACAAATAAAGATATTAAATAATTTGATTTCATCTTTAAGAATAATGATGTGGTATGAACAGATAAATTTTTGGCTATTAAGTTTTTTAGAAAGTAAAAAAAATTTAAATATTTATTTAGACAATTTATATTTTGTAGAAATTGGAAATACTTTAAAATATGATAGAGATAAAAAGCTCTCTAAAAAAATAATTAAAAAATTGGAAGTTATTCAAAATAGCTACATTAATAATGATAATTTAACAGATATAAAAAATTTATTTTATAGAACTGAAGAGTATAGATATAATTCAAAAGAAGATTTTGAAAAGCATTGTGAATTAATTGCAAGGGATTTTTTTGAGAATAAAAATTTTAATGAATTAATTAATAAAGGAATTAATAATACATATAGAATAGGTAAAAAGTTATCAGAACTAGATCTTGATGGAAGATTATATGATGACATTATTAATTTATTAAAGAATGTTGATAAAGATTCAAGTATTAGATTTATTGAAGGTTATATATCTTTAAGTAAAATGTCAGAAAAAGAGAATCACGAACAATTATTTAATGATATTTATAATAATTTAACTATGAAGAGTTTAACTTTTGATTTTATTCATCTATTAAAACCAAGTGAAATTTCTTGTAATTATTTATTTAATTTATTAAAAGATGATGTAATTGATTCTTCTTTATTAGAGAACTTAACTTTTGGTTTTTGGCTAAGAGATTTTTCAAGAGAAGAATTTATTTTATTTATAGAAAAAATTAATTTAATAATAAAAAATAAATCAGATAGTTTTGATTTAGTGATGCAATATATTCGCCAAAAAAATGTTATGGAATTAATTAACAAATACATAATATATTACATAGAAAATGGAATTTTTGATGTTGAAAATTCAAGAATAGAACATGATATTAGAAGAGGAGTTGAATCTTTTATAAAAAATGGCTTTAGATTTGAAGAGAAGACTCTGTTAAGTGTTTGGAACAGCATTTTAGTTGAGTTCCAAAAGGAAGGTAGATTTGATGGAGAAAAATTTGATGCTTTATATGAAATAATTAAAGAATATCCAAGCTTTTTTTGGAAACTCATTTCTAATAAATTAGATGAATTAAAACCTGATTCATATCCTGAATATTCTAAATTTGTAGATTTTATGCAAGGAGGTTGGATGTCTAACTGGTTTAGTCATTCTCTATTTAATTTCATAGATTCTGATGAAGTAATAGCTTGGATAAAAAATACTGATTATGAAAAAGCAAAATATGTTGTTGCAGATTCATTTAATATTGATTTCAAACAAAGTGAGTTACCTATAATTGTAATAAAAATGTTAGATAAATTTCCAAATGATAAAGATTTATATTCAGGTATTGTAACTAGGTCTGAATCTTGGAGTGGTTCATATGTGTATGTAGCAAATGAAAAAATTGCTAATATTGAATTAATGTTAGATAAATATAAAGAAAATAAAAATATTGTTGAATTTCTAAAGTATCATAAAAGATATTATGAATCAAAAAGAGATAGTGAGAAAATTAGAGATGATGAAAGAGATTTGTTTTAAAAAATAAAATATTACATTTTGTAATATCTTTAGTCAAAAAAGAATAATTTTGATATAGTTTTTAGTTAAAAGTTGAAAATAGTGAGAAGAATGATTATTAGTTATTTTAATTTTATAAAATGATTATTAAAAAATAATACAAAAGGAAACTCTATGTCAAAATGTAAAGAAACAGTAGCTTATTTAAAAGAAAAAAATCTAAAAGAGTTACTTGAAAGATTAAATACTATTGGAATAATATCAGAAGATGTTAAAAATGAAGATAATGAATTTATAATCTCTGGTTTTTATATTAAATACTGGTGCAAAGAAGCTTCAAATTATTTTAAAGCTCAAGGTTATAACGGTGGAGAGCTTATGGCTTTAGGAAAATTTGATGAAATTTATGGAAATTTTATGGTTTTATTTGATCAGGATAAGTATGAAATTAATGAAGTAAGAAGTTATATAGAAAAGATATTAAATAAATATAAGGAATGACCAAAAAAAATATAGAAAAGATTATTCTGTTAATCTATAAAGAAAAATAATTTTATTTTAGGTATATTTGTTATAATAGTAAATAAAGATAAATAATATTAAGTTCTATTTTAAAGAGGTGAGATGCAATTTATTCATAATGATTTGGGACAAAGAAAAAAAGGTGAAATTGTTGAAGTTAGATTAGATGGTAGTGCTGCAAATGTTCGTTTAATGGATAGTTCAAATTTTTTAAATTATAAAAATGGAAGAACGCATAGGTATACTGGAGGATTAGCAAAGCAATCACCTGTAAGAATTGCTATACCAAATTCTGGACATTGGCATGTAACTATTGATATGCAAGGACTTAGAGGTAATACAAAAGCATCAGTTAGAATTTTGCCTAGCCCTTTAGCAGAAATAAAAGAAGTACCTTTATCTTCAATTCCAAGTTTAGTTAATAATATTCCTCCAATATATGTTAAAAACAAAGAAAATCATGATGTATTTATATCACATGCTTCAGAGGATAAAGATGAAATAGTAAGACCATTAGCTAATGCATTAATTGCAGAAGGTTTAAGTGTTTGGTATGATGAATTTTCTTTAAAAATTGGTGATAGTTTAAGACGAAAAATAGATCAAGGTCTTTCTAAAAGTAAGGTTGGTTTAGTGGTATTATCTCCATCTTTTATTAGTAAAGGATGGACTAATTATGAATTAGATGGAATTATAACAAAAGCTGTATCTGGTGAACAAATTTTGTTACCTATTTGGCATCAAATAACAAAACAAGAAGTAATGGATTATAGTCCTACTCTTGCAGATAAATTGGCAAGAAGTACTGCAATGCACACAGTTGAAGAGATAGCGAAAGAAATTTCTGATTTACTAAAATCTTAAAATAAAGGAAGGATTTACATATGGCATATTATCAAAATGGACAATTAATTGGGATAAGAAGAAAAGTATTTATTTCCCATTTTAAAGGAGATTCTGCGGAAGTAGAAGAATTTATTCAAAAATTTGCAAATGAAGAACAAGTATTTATTCCAAAAGTATTAGGTGCAAATGAAAATTATGATTATATTGACAGTGTAAATACTGATTATGTAATGACTCAAATAAGAGAAAAATATCTTTTAGATTCAACTGTTACTATTGTTTTAGTAGGTAGCTGTACACATAGTCGTAGATATATTGATTGGGAATTAAAATCATCATTGAGGCAAGGTAATTATACACCAAATGGTGTTATGGGAATAATTTTACCAAGTAAAGGAAATTCTGCATATTTACCACCAAGACTTGAATCAAACTGGGAAAAAGGTCATGGGAATTGTTATGCAAGATATTGGATATATCCAACAAGTGCAAAAGAACTTCATAATTGGATAGAAGATGCTTTTTTAGCTAGAACAACAAGAACTCATTTAATAAAAAACTCTCAAGAAATACTTAAATATAATAGGAAATGTAATATATGTAATATTACCCATTAAAATAAAGTTATTAATATTCATAAAAATTTGGAAGAATTACAAAATATAATAGTTTGTAAATTTGTATTAAAACCTTTTTATAAGTTTGAAATTATTAACAATTCTAATTCATTCATAAATTTATTAATATTGGAATTATTCCATTCTAATACTTGATTTACATTCACATCAAAAGCTATTTTATTATAATCACTAGAATGACATGTGTAAATAATAGGAATATAATTTGTTGTTGCAATTCCTGCTTCAAAGTAAACATTATTTTTGTGATCGGTCAAATCTATGATAGCAAGTCTTGATCTTTTTATATCATCAATAATATTATCAATTATAGGTTTTTTTAAATTAGTATAATGATTTTTTGTTTCTAAATAGTGAAGTTTAATAAATTTTTTATAAATAAGTGGTTTAATATAATTTTCAAATATATCTGAAATCATTGTATTTGTAAAACTATATGCAGAATATATATATTTGTTTGTTGAAATATTTAATTTAGTTATATCTTCTAGTAAAGCAAGTTGGACAATAGTCTGATTATGCATTAAATATTTCCAAGATTTTTTTTACAATTAATAGATGATCAAATGAATTAAAATCTTGCTCAATGTGTAAAATATTATTAAATCTTTCTTTTTCTTTTTTATCTAGATTTTGATCAATAATGTATACTATTTTTTTATTATTTGAATAAGCTAA from Arcobacter venerupis includes these protein-coding regions:
- a CDS encoding ArsR family transcriptional regulator codes for the protein MLEVLFGSKNAERVLQFLLARNSAYAREIALFYDVSPSVIKKQLEKFETGSIIVGRDIGNIRIYELNQRNLFIKELTALLIKSRSTYEPEERARLVRKDRSRPRSKNKPLIQRRDNIQDIQK
- a CDS encoding DUF1883 domain-containing protein — translated: MQFIHNDLGQRKKGEIVEVRLDGSAANVRLMDSSNFLNYKNGRTHRYTGGLAKQSPVRIAIPNSGHWHVTIDMQGLRGNTKASVRILPSPLAEIKEVPLSSIPSLVNNIPPIYVKNKENHDVFISHASEDKDEIVRPLANALIAEGLSVWYDEFSLKIGDSLRRKIDQGLSKSKVGLVVLSPSFISKGWTNYELDGIITKAVSGEQILLPIWHQITKQEVMDYSPTLADKLARSTAMHTVEEIAKEISDLLKS
- a CDS encoding TIR domain-containing protein; protein product: MAYYQNGQLIGIRRKVFISHFKGDSAEVEEFIQKFANEEQVFIPKVLGANENYDYIDSVNTDYVMTQIREKYLLDSTVTIVLVGSCTHSRRYIDWELKSSLRQGNYTPNGVMGIILPSKGNSAYLPPRLESNWEKGHGNCYARYWIYPTSAKELHNWIEDAFLARTTRTHLIKNSQEILKYNRKCNICNITH